In a genomic window of Borrelia maritima:
- the pyrG gene encoding glutamine hydrolyzing CTP synthase codes for MRKNLKILVITGGVISGIGKGVTSASIARLFRYDFKVTPIKCDGYLNTDPGTINPVEHGEVFVLDDGGEVDMDFGHYERFLNLNAKSSWNITMGKIYKKILENERKGKYLGRTVQLIPHVTDEIKSTIFQIADSENAEMLIIEIGGTVGDMENILFVETVRQIRQEIGSSNIAFVHLTYVPSPAGINEQKSKPTQQSVKTLNKAGIFPDLIIARSSQVLTDQIRKKVAMFCNVESASIIDNVDVSTIYEIPISFYKQRVHEILSSKLNVKVDPKIEELSKLVGVIKSNFFAPKKIINIAICGKYAELDDSYASIRESLVHVGANLDLLIKSTLIDSNDLNENSLKEFDGIIVPGGFGGKGYEGKIVAIKYARENNIPFLGICLGLQLAVIEFARNVCGILDADTEENIVKDKPLKNPVIHLLPDQKRIKYKGATMRLGGYPVILKKNTMAFKLYGQERIIERFRHRYEVNNDYIDLFEKNGLLVSGFSSDFKMAKLIEIPKNKFFVACQFHPELITRIENPAKLFLGLIKACL; via the coding sequence ATGAGAAAAAACTTAAAGATTTTGGTAATAACAGGAGGCGTGATCTCTGGAATTGGTAAAGGAGTTACATCGGCAAGCATTGCAAGGTTGTTTAGATATGATTTTAAGGTTACCCCAATTAAATGTGATGGATATTTAAATACTGATCCTGGGACTATTAATCCTGTTGAGCATGGAGAAGTTTTTGTTCTTGATGATGGAGGAGAGGTTGACATGGACTTTGGCCATTATGAGAGATTTTTAAATCTTAATGCGAAGTCCAGTTGGAACATTACAATGGGCAAAATATATAAAAAGATACTTGAAAATGAACGAAAGGGTAAATATTTGGGAAGAACAGTTCAACTTATTCCCCATGTTACTGATGAGATTAAGTCTACAATTTTTCAGATTGCAGATTCAGAGAATGCTGAAATGCTGATAATTGAAATTGGTGGAACTGTAGGAGATATGGAAAATATTTTATTTGTTGAGACAGTAAGGCAAATAAGACAAGAGATTGGAAGTAGTAATATTGCTTTTGTTCATTTAACCTATGTGCCAAGTCCAGCCGGAATTAATGAGCAAAAATCTAAGCCCACCCAACAGAGTGTTAAAACTTTAAATAAAGCAGGTATTTTCCCCGATTTAATTATTGCTAGAAGTTCCCAAGTATTAACAGATCAAATCAGGAAAAAAGTGGCAATGTTTTGTAATGTTGAGAGTGCTTCTATTATTGACAATGTTGATGTTTCTACTATTTATGAAATTCCTATATCTTTTTACAAACAACGGGTACATGAGATTTTAAGTTCTAAGTTAAATGTTAAGGTTGATCCAAAAATAGAAGAGCTTTCAAAGCTTGTAGGAGTTATAAAATCTAATTTTTTTGCGCCTAAAAAAATTATTAATATTGCTATTTGTGGTAAATATGCTGAGCTTGATGATTCTTATGCCTCAATTAGAGAGTCTTTAGTTCATGTTGGAGCTAATTTGGATCTCCTTATTAAAAGCACCCTAATTGATTCTAATGATTTAAATGAGAACTCTTTAAAAGAGTTTGACGGCATTATTGTCCCTGGTGGCTTTGGAGGTAAAGGATATGAGGGGAAAATTGTTGCTATTAAATATGCTCGTGAGAATAATATTCCCTTTCTTGGAATTTGTCTTGGTTTGCAGCTTGCTGTAATAGAATTTGCTCGCAATGTTTGTGGAATACTTGATGCTGATACTGAAGAAAATATAGTAAAAGATAAGCCTTTAAAAAATCCTGTTATTCATTTGCTTCCCGATCAAAAAAGAATTAAATATAAGGGCGCTACAATGAGGCTTGGAGGATATCCTGTGATTCTCAAAAAGAATACAATGGCTTTTAAGCTTTATGGCCAAGAGAGGATAATTGAAAGATTTAGACATAGGTATGAAGTTAATAATGATTATATAGATTTGTTTGAAAAAAATGGACTTTTAGTATCTGGATTTTCAAGTGATTTTAAAATGGCAAAATTAATAGAAATTCCTAAAAATAAATTTTTTGTAGCTTGTCAATTCCATCCAGAGCTTATTACAAGAATAGAAAATCCGGCTAAGTTATTTTTAGGACTAATTAAAGCTTGTCTTTAA
- a CDS encoding methyl-accepting chemotaxis protein produces MKKFSFFKKKKEKSFDSSLLNDVDNDKKDLSTYEYKAPVKEMLKGFYHTKASITTLKVGFESLQRILFSRIEDFDHIFSNLVKITNNARDQISIIFSDLSKNNKEKLNQISSVIVGIQGSLETISSFLGATNMISLNAKLEAARAKEYGKGFSVVADEIKRLSDQAKGVMNMISVKEIEEVSKDLISHNLKDLQIDIDKFFAEILEQLNYLESIFKRFLKSQAEFSSLLENLESIDANMAYYSRNCDSLISSYTFMLSNDEFLKELEFIVSEQFSWINNLRAIVEGQREIFIQTDASKHGFGLFYKGLSPKNDAIRQLWEEVYIPCLNINKFAAEILIIFRVEDRNDSSLRQAKDFLSQAESLSEEIVRKLEHIKKMVIELDNQGINIFS; encoded by the coding sequence ATGAAAAAATTTTCGTTTTTTAAAAAAAAGAAAGAAAAATCTTTTGATTCAAGCCTTTTAAATGATGTTGATAATGACAAAAAAGATTTAAGCACGTATGAATATAAAGCTCCTGTTAAGGAAATGTTAAAGGGATTTTATCATACCAAGGCTTCCATTACTACTTTAAAAGTAGGATTTGAGTCATTACAAAGAATTTTGTTTTCTAGGATAGAGGATTTTGACCATATATTTTCCAATCTTGTTAAGATTACAAATAATGCTCGTGATCAGATAAGTATTATTTTTAGTGATCTTAGTAAAAATAACAAGGAAAAACTAAATCAAATATCTTCTGTTATTGTTGGAATTCAGGGAAGCTTAGAAACAATAAGTAGTTTTCTAGGTGCTACCAATATGATTTCTCTTAATGCAAAGCTTGAAGCTGCAAGGGCCAAAGAATATGGCAAAGGATTTTCAGTTGTTGCAGATGAGATTAAGCGACTTTCTGATCAGGCAAAAGGTGTTATGAATATGATTTCTGTAAAGGAAATTGAGGAGGTTTCTAAAGATTTAATTTCTCATAACCTTAAGGATTTGCAGATTGATATTGATAAGTTCTTTGCTGAGATTCTTGAACAGCTTAATTATCTTGAAAGTATATTTAAACGCTTTTTAAAAAGTCAGGCGGAGTTTTCTTCTTTGCTTGAAAATCTTGAGAGCATAGATGCTAATATGGCCTATTATTCAAGGAACTGTGATTCTTTGATTAGTTCTTATACTTTTATGCTTTCTAATGATGAATTTTTAAAAGAGCTAGAATTTATTGTCTCAGAGCAATTTTCTTGGATTAATAATTTGAGGGCAATTGTTGAAGGACAAAGAGAAATATTTATTCAAACTGATGCTTCCAAGCATGGTTTTGGTTTGTTTTATAAGGGATTGTCTCCTAAGAATGATGCTATTAGACAGTTGTGGGAAGAAGTGTATATCCCTTGTTTAAATATTAATAAGTTCGCAGCTGAAATTTTGATTATATTTAGGGTAGAGGATCGTAATGATAGTAGTTTAAGACAAGCTAAAGATTTTTTATCTCAAGCTGAGAGTTTATCCGAAGAAA
- a CDS encoding DUF1761 domain-containing protein: protein MLIKFMFSNINLILIASMTLSKILLEITYRKILLKKIIGNVRTLNFQNKQYKIIVISVLALNHLFQSFLINTLINLFNNLITLTNNSLGNLTSLNYNILSAILISSIIWLAFSFPRAISDTIYEKMPFNLAIANAFFDLLIIILLTTFSKLFLSYKILQFENTTNINFENLPTH from the coding sequence ATGTTAATCAAATTTATGTTCTCAAATATTAATCTAATATTAATAGCTAGCATGACTTTATCTAAAATATTGTTAGAAATAACATACCGAAAAATATTATTAAAAAAAATAATTGGCAATGTCCGCACATTAAATTTTCAAAACAAACAATACAAAATAATTGTTATTTCTGTTTTGGCTTTAAATCATTTATTCCAAAGTTTTTTAATTAACACTCTTATTAATTTATTCAATAATTTAATAACTTTAACTAATAACTCTCTTGGAAACTTAACAAGTCTAAATTACAATATATTATCTGCAATATTAATATCAAGCATAATTTGGCTTGCATTTAGCTTCCCCAGAGCAATAAGCGATACAATCTATGAAAAAATGCCTTTTAATTTAGCAATAGCTAATGCTTTTTTTGACCTTTTAATAATAATATTACTAACCACATTCTCTAAATTATTTTTAAGCTATAAAATATTGCAATTTGAAAACACTACAAACATTAATTTTGAAAACCTACCCACTCACTGA